A single region of the Thermotoga profunda AZM34c06 genome encodes:
- a CDS encoding SAVED domain-containing protein, protein MYSLKFSKSIANVFTGGLEEDLAVKSSALIHLKEEICKKSGKILFNQEDFSNANEALNFASQKDYNVPFLVSFSDKRSFNYLNQSFQRLSEKVENCVKREIFEKISGVNLLYTSGSLEKEDFPKEVCKIHKIIDKIVSNGGIPHISLLGPASLAMGVGAMLGSQNPVVLYHYQDNEYHKVIDLRKNTRIIKKLKDVNSFEKIRFEEVGNGRDCAFVVQFASHSPFADVEEFLKRRNLSTRMIKISHADTGGITLGDWSCEVAELMSLFQFIKTKRHFKRFHFFLSVPLPIAFALGMAIGHFVNASIYQYDSKKSYFEALRLEKLQL, encoded by the coding sequence TTGTACTCTTTGAAGTTTTCGAAGAGTATCGCAAACGTCTTCACAGGTGGTCTTGAAGAGGATTTGGCTGTCAAATCTTCAGCTTTAATTCACTTAAAAGAGGAAATCTGTAAGAAATCTGGCAAAATATTGTTCAACCAGGAAGACTTTTCGAATGCCAATGAGGCTCTGAATTTTGCATCACAAAAAGATTACAATGTGCCATTCTTGGTGTCTTTTTCAGATAAAAGAAGCTTTAATTACTTGAATCAATCTTTTCAAAGACTCAGCGAGAAAGTGGAAAACTGCGTGAAAAGAGAGATATTTGAAAAGATATCTGGTGTGAATTTACTTTATACATCTGGCAGCCTTGAAAAAGAAGATTTTCCAAAAGAGGTTTGTAAAATTCACAAAATAATTGACAAAATCGTATCCAACGGTGGAATTCCCCATATCTCCTTGCTCGGTCCCGCTTCACTTGCAATGGGTGTAGGAGCCATGCTTGGTTCACAGAACCCTGTGGTTTTGTATCACTATCAAGATAATGAATATCACAAGGTAATAGATTTAAGAAAAAATACCAGAATCATCAAGAAACTGAAAGATGTAAATTCATTTGAGAAGATTCGTTTCGAGGAAGTTGGTAATGGAAGAGATTGTGCTTTTGTAGTTCAATTTGCTTCACATTCACCATTTGCTGATGTCGAAGAATTTCTCAAACGACGGAATTTAAGTACCAGGATGATCAAAATTTCTCACGCAGATACTGGGGGAATAACACTTGGAGACTGGTCATGTGAAGTTGCCGAATTGATGAGTCTATTTCAATTCATCAAAACTAAGAGACATTTCAAGCGCTTTCACTTCTTTTTAAGTGTTCCTTTGCCTATAGCATTTGCCTTAGGTATGGCTATAGGTCATTTTGTGAACGCTTCAATTTATCAATATGATAGCAAAAAAAGTTACTTTGAAGCATTGAGACTGGAAAAATTGCAACTTTGA